The Pseudoliparis swirei isolate HS2019 ecotype Mariana Trench chromosome 1, NWPU_hadal_v1, whole genome shotgun sequence genome has a window encoding:
- the LOC130195013 gene encoding ras-related protein Rab-25-like → MGSDELYNFVFKVVLIGESGVGKSNLLSRFTKNEFKHDSRTTIGVEFSTRTVHLDNYIVKAQIWDTAGLERYRAITSAYYRGAVGALLVYDISKHLTYESADRWLKELFDHADPHIVVMLVGNKKDLETLRTVPTEEGKDFAEKRGLMFMETSALDSTNVEDAFNDVLTAIHKKVASREVTRGSICAVTLSNPIRPKSETQEERRNCCGRS, encoded by the exons ATGGGATCTGATGAGTTGtacaattttgtttttaaag TGGTTTTGATAGGGGAGTCTGGCGTTGGAAAGAGCAACCTTCTGTCTCGCTTCACTAAGAACGAGTTCAAACACGACAGTCGTACGACCATCGGCGTCGAGTTCAGCACGCGGACGGTTCACCTGGACAACTACATCGTCAAAGCCCAAATTTGGGACACAGCTGGGCTGGAGCGCTACAGAGCTATCACCTCAGc GTATTACAGGGGAGCAGTCGGAGCCTTGTTGGTTTATGATATTAGCAAACACCTGACCTATGAGAGCGCAGATCGATGGTTGAAAGAGCTGTTCGACCATGCAGACCCTCACATCGTGGTCATGCTGGTGGGAAACAAGAAAGACCTGGAGACCCTCAGGACCGTGCCAACAGAGGAGGGCAAGGACTTCGCAG AGAAGAGAGGTCTCATGTtcatggagacatcagcgtTGGACTCCACCAATGTCGAAGATGCTTTCAATGACGTCCTCACCG CGATTCATAAGAAGGTGGCCAGCAGGGAGGTGACCCGCGGCTCCATTTGTGCTGTAACCCTCTCCAACCCCATCAGACCCAAGAGCGAGACACAGGAGGAGCGGAGGAACTGCTGCGGTCGCTCCTAA